The genomic window ACATGAGCTGCATCCGCTCCGAGGGCAATAAAACGCGCGGCATCCGCCTCAGTCTGGGCAGCAATCAGCGGGATCATACGCAAGGTCTCCCGGGTCAGCTTACGAACACGAGCATAACGCTGTGCCGAACGCGCTGATAAACGTGCATTCGCCAGCAACAACGGGACATCATGCATTGCCAACTGATAAAAAAGATTAGGCCAGATCTCGGTTTCCATCACAATCGCAATCCGTGGCTGAAAGCGTTTCAGAAAACGTGCCACTACCCAGGGTAGATCATAAGGACAATAAATATGCTGCACACTGTCGCCAAACATCTTGCGCACCTGTTCAGAACCGGTAGGCGTTGTCGTGGTAATCAACAGGGACTGACCAGGATAACGACGCTGAACCTCATGTACCAGAGAAGAGGCAGCGATCACCTCACCCACCGATACGGCATGAAACCAGATAACACCAGGGTTACTGTCTGACTTGTAAAAAGAAAAACGCTCACCCCAACGTTGCCAATACTGAGGCGCACGAAAACCTCGCCATAGCAGGCGCAACAGTACCAGTGGGGTTACACAATAAAGTGCGAGGGTATATAGCCGTCTCATATTTGTTAAAAATACGTCCTGTAAGTTCGAGACATGCATCACTCCTCTCTAACAGAGACACGCCGTAAACACATCCCTGTAGGCTCCACGCCCGCGTCCATGCGGGCAAGGGTCTCTGCTAGAGAGGAGTAATTCCTGTCCCTTGAGTTAATTAAGTAGCTATTTATTTAAAATATCCAGATATTCCTTCACACCCTGTGCAACATCCCTAAACTGATGATCGCAACCAATCGCACGCAAGGCACTAATATCGGCCTCGGTAAAACTCTGATAACGCCCCACCAGATGCTGCGGGAACTCGATATACTCCAGCTCACCTTTACCATGCCAGGCAATCACTGCATTCGCCACATCATTAAAGGCCTGGGAGTTTCCGGTACCTAGATTAAAGATACCCGAACACTGCGGGTTATCCAGGAACCACAGATTAACCGCCGCCGCATCACCAACATAAACAAAATCACGGCGTTGTTCACCATCACCATAACCATCACAACCAGCAAAGATCTTGATATTATTACCTTCCTTGATATGATTATTAAAATGGTAGGCAACACTGGACATCGTGCCCTTATGCTGCTCACGCGGCCCATACACATTAAAATAACGAAAGCCTACAATTTGACTCTTTGCTGTCGGTAACAGGCGACGCACATACTGATCAAACTGAAATTTGGAATAGCCATAAACATTCAACGGCGACTCATAACTCCGCTCTTCCTTAAACACCGAGCCCTCACCATAGACTGATGCTGATGAGGCATAAATAAAGGCGGCCTTATGCACCATACAATATTCCAGCAACACCTTTGAGTATTCATAATTATTCTGCATCATATAACGCCCATCCCATTCCGTTGTGGATGAACAGGCCCCTTCGTGGAAGATCGCCTCAACCGGGGCAGAAAAGCTATTACCCGACTGGATATATGCCAGGAAATCGACCTTATCCATATAGTCCATAATCTCGCAATCCACCAGATTCCTGAACTTGATACCACTAGTCAGATTGTCCACCACCAGGATATCGGTATAACCACGCTGATTTAATGCATGCACAATATTAGAACCAATAAAACCCGCACCACCTGTCACAATAATCATTTTTTATCAACCCATTATTGGTGCGTAATACGCACCCTACATCAAATAAACAAACTGGTGCGCGATGCACACCCTACCTCAAACCAATACACCCAACCCGTAGGGTGCGTACTACGCACCAATAAATATAAATTAACTCTTTATCCGCTCAATCATACTTGAGGTCGAACAACCATCCTCAAAATGCAACACAATCACCTCACCACCATTCTCTGTCACACATTGATAACCCGCGATATCCTCAGCCTGATAATCTCCACCCTTACTCAATACATCCGGCAACACCGAACAAATAAGCTCCTCCGGTGTATCCTGCCCAAAATCAACCACCCAATCAACACATTCCAGCGCTGCCAATACTGTCATACGCTGATCAAGTGGATTAATCGGACGACTATCACCCTTTAACCGTTTTACCGAGGCATCACTATTAACCGCAACAATGAGTCTATCGCCTAATCGTCGTGCCGCCTGTAAATAACTCACATGCCCGGCATGTAACAAATCAAAACAGCCATTTGTTATCACGATACGTTCATTATGCGCTCGTGCAACCCGTAACTCCGCCATCAACTGCTCATGTGTGACCACACCACTACCCATCGAGTGTTTTTCACTCAATACTCGCTGTATCTCAAAAACACTGGCATTCGCGGTACCCAGTTTAGCGACCACAATACCAGCAGCAATATTTGCCAGGAAGGTTGCCTCAGCCAGATCATGCCCTGCTGCCAATACCGCTGCCAATACCGCTATCACCGTATCACCCGCACCGGTGACATCAAATACCTCACGCGCCTCGGTAGCAAGATGCAATGCAGGCAAACCGCGCTGCAACAAGCTCATACCCTGCTCCCCACGCGTCACTAACAAGGCATCAAGATCACATTCCTGCATCAGCATCTCTGCTTTAGCAACAATATCGGCCTCATCGATACAGGCACCCACCACCGCCTCAAACTCGGAAAGATTAGGTGTGATCAGGCTTGCACCCTTGTAACGTGAAAAATCTGTTCCTTTAGGATCAATCAACACACGCTTGCCCGCAGCCCGAGCCTGCTGAATCATCGACTGTATGGAGCGTAGGGTTCCCTTGCCATAATCAGACAATACCACCACCGCAGCCGACTCCAGTCGTCGAGTATATTCAGACTCAACCAGTGCGTGATCACAACGGGCAAAACCATCCTCAAAATCCAGGCGAATGAGTTGTTGGTGACGACTAATCACCCGTAACTTGGTCACTGTCGGTGCCTGCTGCTGACGAATCAAAGCACTCTCAACACCTGCCCGCACCATCGCCTCATCCAGCTCAGTACCCGCCTCATCATCACCGATCAGACCCAATACCGTCGCATTCGCCTCCAATGCAGCAATATTCAACGCAACATTAGCCGCACCACCCGGCCTATCCTCACGGTCATTAATATGCACCACCGGCACCGGCGCCTCAGGCGAGATCCTTGAGGTTCCACCATGCCAATAGCGATCCAGCATGACATCACCTACCACCAACACCTTAGCCTGGTTGAAATCAGGAATAGCAGTCTTCATATAGATTCGTTAACCACAATGAATAAAACGTTATAATAACACAGCAATAAGATATCTCCGTTGTTTCAGTCAACTACAAGAGGCTCCCAATTCTTGCACATACTACGACAATATCTACACCCCCGTTACTGGCTAATCTGGCTCGGGCTAGCCTGTGCCTGGACGATTGCACAACTGCCTTATTATCTGCAGATGGCCTGTGGCAGAGGACTGGGGCGTTGTCTATTCCACCTATCTCCACGCCGCCGACGTATTACTCGAATCAATATCGCCTTATGCTTCCCTCAACTCAATAAACAAGAGGTACGACTGCGGGTAAAACAACACTTCCAGTCCCTCGGCTGCGGTCTAATCGAGACGGCTATGTGCTGGTGGACTCCTACAGATAAGCTCATACTCTTATTTCAACTCCAAGGAAAAGAATACCTGGATGCCGCACTCGCCAAAGGTAAGGGTGTCATACTGCTCAGCGCACACTTCACCACGTTGGAGATCGGTGGCCGCTTGCTGGCAATTAACACACCTTTCCATGTACTGTATCGTAGCCACAAGAATCCATTATTTGAAGCCATCATGCACCAGGCACGCAGCACCCACTTTGAAAAGGCCATCCCCCGCAATGATATGCGTGGCATGATCAAAAGCCTAAAGGCCAACACCCCGGTATGGTATGCACCCGACCAGGATTTTGGTCGAAAAAATGCGGTATTTGTCCCCTTCTTTAATATCCCTGCCGCCACCATTACCAGCACTTCACGGCTGGCAAAGATCACCGGCGCACAGGTCGTGCCTTTTTTTCAACAACGCCTGCCGCACGATCAAGGTTATCAATTAAACCTGCTACCCGCACTGGATAACTTCCCCTGTGGTGATGACAAGATTGATACCCGACGTATCAATGAGATCATTGAACAACAGATACGCAAACAACCCGAACAATACCTCTGGGTACATCGACGCTTCAAGACCCGCCCCGAGGGTGAGAGCGGCCTATATCAAGCGGACTCCAAATGAAAGATGTAACACGCATCCTGTTTATCAGCCTGAGTAATATCGGTGATGTCATCATGACCACACCAGTAATGGAACGTCTGCATCAACTCTATCCCAATGCCATTATGGACATTGTTGCCGACCAGCGTTCCAGCATCCTGTTTGAACACTGCCCTTACCGAGGAACGATTTTCCATAAGGATAAAAAAGCGGGTTGGCGCGGGATACTCAAATTACTATCCACACTACGCAAGACACGCTATGACCTGATTGTTGATCTACGCACCGATGGACTCGCCTATTTATTACGTGCTCGAAAACGCCTGACCAAATGGCATGCAAGACCTGAAGGTTCTCATTCTGTTCAACAACACATAGCAGTCATTGCCAGTATTAATGACGGATTGATTCCGCATACAAGGATATGGATTAACGATGCGATTCGTCACCAGGCACAATCGAGACTCAAGAAATTACCCGGCTCACGCCGACTCGCCATCGGCTCTGGTGCTAACTGGGCACCCAAGATCTGGCCAGTTGAACAATTTCGAGCACTAATCATTAGCCTGAAAGATCAATTTGATAGCGTCATTCTACTCGGTGGCCCTGGCGATCAGGCACGTTGCCAACAGCTCGCACAGGATCTACCCATTCCCAGCATTAATCTGGCAGGTCAAACTGATCTGTTAGAGGTTGCTGCCATACTAGAGACCTGCCAATTATTTATCGGCAATGATTCCGGCCTGGGACACATTGCCTCAGCAGTGGATGTCGCAACGATAAGTGTGTTTGGCCCCGGACAACCCGAACGCTACCACCCCTGGGGAGAAAAGGCCAAATGGATACAGAATAAAGAACAGGATATCAATGCTATCTCGGCAAACCAGTTACCTATAAATCTATAACAGGCCACATCATTAACTCAAGAGACAGGGACTCACCAAGTTAATCAAAAGTCTCTATACATTAAAAATACGGTTAATACAGGAAAACATAGCCTCATCATTCTTCAACCTTGTTAGTGCTGGCCAAAGCGGTTCAAGATCCAGCCCCTGCATATCATCCTCCAGACAGGATGCCAGACAATCCTCCCATAGAGCCAACTCACTACGCTGTTCCTCTGGAATAAATTTCCACACGCTCTCCACCAAGCGCAGGAAATCATAGGCTCTTTGCTGTTTCTCAGTCACATTTAATGATGGCCCATATTCGAAATCAATAAACACCATCTGCTCCATATCAGCATCTGACAGAATATTTGCCAGCGATGCATCCATGTGTGTAACACCCTGTTGATGTAATTGATGCAATGCCATCGTCGCCTTGCACAGGATAGCCCATACATAATCACGATCAGACATCATAATATCCTGCAGGGATTGCATCGGCAGATACCCACATACTAAAGCGTCAATAGATTGCCATAAAGGTTCTGGGGTCAACTCACCCCCTTGTCTGTAACAATCCCACTCACGCGAAATACGCCCATCCGTGTCAAGCGCTATAAATGGCATATCATTCGCTGGCGGTGAACGCTTTTTATAAGGGTTCGACAGACGCAACATAGCAATAGTGTTACCATTATCTTCATTCACATAATAAATACTATCGTGTCCACGTTGGCCTGCCTGAATGAGTTTTATTTCACTGGAAAAGAATGCTATTAACTCTCTCCTGATCTCTTCTCTACGGTGACGAATAAACCACTCCCCACGAAGATTCTCAATAAAACGCTTCAAGACCCTCATTGATCACCTGAATCTAATAGACCCCGCGCCTTCATTCCGGCACGGATCTCCTGCAACTCTGCAAAAATATTATCTTGCTCGGTTGATGAAAAAAACAAGGGGAAATGACCAACCGCCTCAGCCTCATTATCAGTAGAATGCAAGGGATTATCCTTTGGTCGCGTCCCGGTCTCTCTGGAAAAACGTTCACGAATGGCAGGCTTTATAAACTGCTTGGCATTAAAAACAAAGGGATGAACCTTATGCTCTTCATCGCTCGTCTCTACCGGATCGGGATCAAAAACAACAACCGCAATATAGGGTCTACCGCCACGTTTCCACTTGCCACCACGCATCTTTCGACTTTTAGTTAACCGAACATGCCAGGGAATCTCCTTGATCTTGAGTATCCGGTAATGCGTGGACAGCTCATCAATCATCGTCTGTGTCCAGTTCTTCTTTACCGCCACCTTGCGAATAACATACAGATTCATCTCACCTGCCAACTCATTCATTAAATGCGCGGGGAACCAGGCCTTATGATGATATTTAAAATCATTCTGGACATAGGCGATCATACGGTCTTCTGTAATACTCCAACCCTGTGCACCAAGATATTGATGAAAAGCATTATGCGTAATCTCAATCTCGACACCTAGCACCCGCTTAAGATTTACGATCACGTCATAGTATTTACTTTGCCTGGAACTTTCTGGATCATTCCAGTGAATGCCGGACTGTTCACTTTTATGATAGGTCAGATGATAAATCAGTGAAACAAATTCATTCGATTCATCAGGGATGTAAATACCTTGTTCATTCTTTACCCTGTTTTCCAGGATCAGCCTACCCATCTCCACAGGCAGATGTGAATGACCGATATAATCCGAGCCATGCAGGCCTTCAATACCATAGACATCTATCTTTCCACCCTTGCCTTTTTTTTCGGTATTAAATTTCTCCTTTAAGGCAGGCACTATCTTATCTTCCAACAAGATATCAACATCATCTCTTCTGGCTATATCATCAAGACTGGATCCAGCAGTCATATCAAGACGCAACAGCACATAAGTCGATTGCTGCCTATCCAGCCATGCCAATACAGCCCTTACTGATTTAACGTAAATACTCATTAATTATTCCAGCACATCCTGCAAGGCATCAAGTCCTTCATCAATATTAATATTATCATAATATGAACCCACTTCAGTCAGCCCATGAGGTGGAGGCTTACCATCAGGATAACAGCTATGATCATAAAGCACTGTCGACCAGGAACCATAAGGTGATGAACGAACCCAGTTGGTTGCGCCAAACAATCCGATGGTTGGTGTCTTCATTACTGCCGAGATATGCATGGGCCCTGAATCCGTTGACACCGTTAAAAACGCATCTTTTAGAATAGCCTTCAACTCCTGAATGGAGGTCTTTCCAGCAATAACATCAACCTCGCCAACAATCTCTTTAGCAACCTCATTAACGTATTTTTGTTCCTGTTGATCACCTACCATTACAAATTTTAGATGATAACGATTATACAAAACATGGCCGATCTCTTTCCATTTCCACACAGGCAGACGCTTTGATTCCCACTGAGGACTCGAACCCACATTTAAGACAATATAGAAACCCGGTTCTTGCCTGGGCTGATAATCCAGATCTTTAATAAAACCAGACTGTCCGGCTATCGCATAAAGCATATCGGTTACGGGTTGATTGTAAGATATTTCTGCACGCCTGAAACATCGAACTGATGACAGCCAGGTCATTGCACGACTTCTATCATTGTTCTGTAAATCAATAATAAAATCAAAGCCCTTTTTTCTAATCGCCAATATAGCTCGTATCACCTCGATTATTTTTTTATTTTTGAGAATAATAAAATCATCGAACTCATCCTTCATAAGTTCATAACCAATAGGCGAGGTTATAATGCAGGGCTTGTAATCAAGTGCTCTTAATATAGGCAAACTGGCAGCAAGATCACCCAACGCACTAAAACGAATAACAGCAATCTTCATTGTGTTATTTCCATCAAGGCCTGATTCAAACGTACAGAAACAACCGGGAGTGAATACTGCTCTATCGCCACCTGCCTGCCATGAGTCGATAGCCTTTTCATCAGATCATCATCCTTCATCAAGGATTCTATGGCATCTGCCATTCCGATAAAACCCCCCTTCTCTACAACAAGGGCATCCTGATTATGGGTAACGATCTCACTTGGCCCCTCACTGTCTGTTACCACTAGCGGCGTTGATGAAGCAAAGGCCTCAAGCACAATAATCCCGAAGGGCTCATGTAATGAAGGAATACAAAAAATATCACAACGCTTAAAAAAGGCCTCTTTATCATCCACCCAACCAGTAAATGATACTCTGTCATCAATCAATAGCTCATGTGCCAGGTTTTTCAAATGCTCTCCCTCATTACCATCACCTCCAATCAACGCATGACATTCTATTGAACGCTGCTTCAAAATAGCTAATGCGCGTAAAAATGATTCAAAACCCTTTTTCTCAACAAAACGACCCATCGCACCGACTACAGGAATATCATTAGCCACCTTGTCTATAGCAACTACATTCCTGTCAACCCTTATACAATTAGGAATAATATGAATAAGATCCTTATCAAATCCCTTTTCTATTAGTTGTTTTTTTATTTCGTGGGTAATACTCAATATCGCATCACACGATACAATGTGTTTAAAATTATAATTATGCGCAACCCCGATCAAAGGGATACCTGAAACCGCCTTACGCAACAAACAAATCGCTCTGTTACCATGAGCGATAACAACATCAGGATTTAATGCCTTCATCTTCTGTTTCAACTTATAGACACAAACAGGATCCCATTGACCCCTATTACCTATCAGAGAGACATCAACATCCAGTAATTTCAACTGATTAATACAGGCAGCATCGGGTGCTGCAAAGGCATGAACAGCATGATCATGCTGCAGCAGGGCCTCGGTGTAATCGACAAAGGCCTGCTCAATACCACCCAACCCTTTACCAAACATAACATTAACAATCTTCATCAGCCATTACCCCGATGAGGCGATCTGGTTTTAGCCCCCATTCCAATAGCAATAGACAACAACCACCATGACAATGAGCTCCAGTAACTACCATACAGAGCCATGTGCATATTAAAGGGGAAGTAGGCCATAATTGCAGCCAACAGCCACGGCAACATAAACTCACGCTCTTCTTTTGAGACTGAAAAATATCTACGAATCAATATATAAAAAAATATTACCAGCCCCAGCACACCAATTAACCCTGTCTCCAGCGCAACCTCAAGCAACATAAAGTGAGGATGTGTTGAGCCACTTCTGCCATCCTGCATCCAGTAGTTATCATCCTCTGCAAAATCTGTAAACACATAACGAAAACCTCTGGCACCAATCCCATTAATCCTGTTTTCCTCGAATGCCTTCCAACCCACCTGCCATAATGAAAGTCGTCTGGAGGTAGCAAAATCTATCGACTCAAAATTACTACTGAATACCCTGACACTTTTATCAACCACTCTTTCTACCGAGTCCACCTGCAATAAAGCCACACCCGATCCAAACAACAATAATACGGACAGTAAAACGCCTCTAATACCCAGGAAAGCAAAGATACCACGCCTGAACATTAACAGATAGACAATGGCCACTATAAAGATAGTCACCCAGGATGATCGGCTTCCACCTTTTATTATAATAAACAATAAAACAGGAATAATAAGCAGCAGCCAATATGATTTTTTATAATTATTCCTTACATACTCAATCAGAACCGGAGACAATACCGAGAGCACTAAACCCATAATAATCTTTGGATAAAACATACCCGTTATATCGTCACCCTTCATTGGGTTGCCCAGCAGGTTCTTTCCCAGAAAAAACTGTAACAAACCATCAAGCATCCAGAAAACAGCAATCCCGCTACAGGCTATTAAAAGGTATCGACGTGATACCCTATGCCGAAGGGT from Gammaproteobacteria bacterium includes these protein-coding regions:
- the rfaD gene encoding ADP-glyceromanno-heptose 6-epimerase translates to MIIVTGGAGFIGSNIVHALNQRGYTDILVVDNLTSGIKFRNLVDCEIMDYMDKVDFLAYIQSGNSFSAPVEAIFHEGACSSTTEWDGRYMMQNNYEYSKVLLEYCMVHKAAFIYASSASVYGEGSVFKEERSYESPLNVYGYSKFQFDQYVRRLLPTAKSQIVGFRYFNVYGPREQHKGTMSSVAYHFNNHIKEGNNIKIFAGCDGYGDGEQRRDFVYVGDAAAVNLWFLDNPQCSGIFNLGTGNSQAFNDVANAVIAWHGKGELEYIEFPQHLVGRYQSFTEADISALRAIGCDHQFRDVAQGVKEYLDILNK
- the hldE gene encoding bifunctional D-glycero-beta-D-manno-heptose-7-phosphate kinase/D-glycero-beta-D-manno-heptose 1-phosphate adenylyltransferase HldE, whose amino-acid sequence is MKTAIPDFNQAKVLVVGDVMLDRYWHGGTSRISPEAPVPVVHINDREDRPGGAANVALNIAALEANATVLGLIGDDEAGTELDEAMVRAGVESALIRQQQAPTVTKLRVISRHQQLIRLDFEDGFARCDHALVESEYTRRLESAAVVVLSDYGKGTLRSIQSMIQQARAAGKRVLIDPKGTDFSRYKGASLITPNLSEFEAVVGACIDEADIVAKAEMLMQECDLDALLVTRGEQGMSLLQRGLPALHLATEAREVFDVTGAGDTVIAVLAAVLAAGHDLAEATFLANIAAGIVVAKLGTANASVFEIQRVLSEKHSMGSGVVTHEQLMAELRVARAHNERIVITNGCFDLLHAGHVSYLQAARRLGDRLIVAVNSDASVKRLKGDSRPINPLDQRMTVLAALECVDWVVDFGQDTPEELICSVLPDVLSKGGDYQAEDIAGYQCVTENGGEVIVLHFEDGCSTSSMIERIKS
- the lpxL gene encoding LpxL/LpxP family Kdo(2)-lipid IV(A) lauroyl/palmitoleoyl acyltransferase gives rise to the protein MHILRQYLHPRYWLIWLGLACAWTIAQLPYYLQMACGRGLGRCLFHLSPRRRRITRINIALCFPQLNKQEVRLRVKQHFQSLGCGLIETAMCWWTPTDKLILLFQLQGKEYLDAALAKGKGVILLSAHFTTLEIGGRLLAINTPFHVLYRSHKNPLFEAIMHQARSTHFEKAIPRNDMRGMIKSLKANTPVWYAPDQDFGRKNAVFVPFFNIPAATITSTSRLAKITGAQVVPFFQQRLPHDQGYQLNLLPALDNFPCGDDKIDTRRINEIIEQQIRKQPEQYLWVHRRFKTRPEGESGLYQADSK
- a CDS encoding glycosyltransferase family 9 protein — its product is MKDVTRILFISLSNIGDVIMTTPVMERLHQLYPNAIMDIVADQRSSILFEHCPYRGTIFHKDKKAGWRGILKLLSTLRKTRYDLIVDLRTDGLAYLLRARKRLTKWHARPEGSHSVQQHIAVIASINDGLIPHTRIWINDAIRHQAQSRLKKLPGSRRLAIGSGANWAPKIWPVEQFRALIISLKDQFDSVILLGGPGDQARCQQLAQDLPIPSINLAGQTDLLEVAAILETCQLFIGNDSGLGHIASAVDVATISVFGPGQPERYHPWGEKAKWIQNKEQDINAISANQLPINL
- a CDS encoding glycosyltransferase family 9 protein yields the protein MKIAVIRFSALGDLAASLPILRALDYKPCIITSPIGYELMKDEFDDFIILKNKKIIEVIRAILAIRKKGFDFIIDLQNNDRSRAMTWLSSVRCFRRAEISYNQPVTDMLYAIAGQSGFIKDLDYQPRQEPGFYIVLNVGSSPQWESKRLPVWKWKEIGHVLYNRYHLKFVMVGDQQEQKYVNEVAKEIVGEVDVIAGKTSIQELKAILKDAFLTVSTDSGPMHISAVMKTPTIGLFGATNWVRSSPYGSWSTVLYDHSCYPDGKPPPHGLTEVGSYYDNINIDEGLDALQDVLE
- a CDS encoding glycosyltransferase family 4 protein; translated protein: MKIVNVMFGKGLGGIEQAFVDYTEALLQHDHAVHAFAAPDAACINQLKLLDVDVSLIGNRGQWDPVCVYKLKQKMKALNPDVVIAHGNRAICLLRKAVSGIPLIGVAHNYNFKHIVSCDAILSITHEIKKQLIEKGFDKDLIHIIPNCIRVDRNVVAIDKVANDIPVVGAMGRFVEKKGFESFLRALAILKQRSIECHALIGGDGNEGEHLKNLAHELLIDDRVSFTGWVDDKEAFFKRCDIFCIPSLHEPFGIIVLEAFASSTPLVVTDSEGPSEIVTHNQDALVVEKGGFIGMADAIESLMKDDDLMKRLSTHGRQVAIEQYSLPVVSVRLNQALMEITQ
- a CDS encoding O-antigen ligase family protein, encoding WMLIASTLFLFTTKALFNLPLLIMAVSGMVIVYKSYATLAKDREIKTMFLLFLCLAIPLLLSLPDAVWFKSASGTFYRYLLYPFISVFIIITLRHRVSRRYLLIACSGIAVFWMLDGLLQFFLGKNLLGNPMKGDDITGMFYPKIIMGLVLSVLSPVLIEYVRNNYKKSYWLLLIIPVLLFIIIKGGSRSSWVTIFIVAIVYLLMFRRGIFAFLGIRGVLLSVLLLFGSGVALLQVDSVERVVDKSVRVFSSNFESIDFATSRRLSLWQVGWKAFEENRINGIGARGFRYVFTDFAEDDNYWMQDGRSGSTHPHFMLLEVALETGLIGVLGLVIFFYILIRRYFSVSKEEREFMLPWLLAAIMAYFPFNMHMALYGSYWSSLSWWLLSIAIGMGAKTRSPHRGNG